The following coding sequences lie in one Pseudomonadota bacterium genomic window:
- the fliO gene encoding flagellar biosynthetic protein FliO: MNGIFEVNLLSTGLKTAAMLAIVLAVLISVLYIMKRFMFFQKGAGKEQLIKVISSMHLSPKEKIQVIEISGERLLIGITPNSINCLARLKDSNEDDK; encoded by the coding sequence ATGAACGGAATTTTCGAGGTCAATTTATTAAGTACGGGTTTAAAGACAGCAGCTATGCTCGCTATCGTGCTGGCCGTTTTAATTTCGGTTCTTTATATTATGAAAAGGTTTATGTTTTTTCAAAAAGGGGCCGGTAAAGAACAACTTATCAAGGTTATTTCATCAATGCATCTATCACCTAAAGAAAAAATTCAGGTAATTGAAATATCGGGTGAAAGGCTTTTGATCGGAATTACACCGAACTCTATAAATTGTCTGGCCAGGTTAAAGGATAGCAATGAAGATGATAAATAA
- a CDS encoding OmpA family protein, which produces MAITKNNTGNDTVRNVGTAITVSLFMIILTFFILLNSMATLNQKKKYTAINSLGKSFGRSDDNSFSSPAIIDQKKHLENIMSGLDKKINKNIGIKGKTGIEILTIGEKSLFYTNKHVLKPESIALLIKLGNFINQGDYPVLIIGYTDNCDAQEKGYSSNWELSTLMAVQLQKYFIEECKIKPYRITAYGNGSQRPKDSNDTSESRQKNRRVEIIFQGALPVKKVYSETPSGNFTYKRFNFNVY; this is translated from the coding sequence ATGGCTATAACAAAAAATAACACCGGTAACGATACGGTAAGAAACGTTGGAACAGCTATTACGGTCTCACTATTTATGATTATTTTGACATTTTTTATTTTACTTAATTCAATGGCAACACTTAATCAAAAAAAAAAGTATACCGCTATAAACTCTTTGGGCAAGTCGTTTGGAAGATCTGATGATAATTCTTTTTCTTCTCCTGCAATAATTGATCAAAAGAAACATTTGGAAAATATTATGAGCGGGCTGGATAAAAAGATAAATAAAAACATCGGAATAAAAGGCAAAACAGGAATAGAAATACTTACAATAGGAGAAAAATCTCTTTTTTATACAAACAAACATGTTCTTAAACCGGAGTCAATTGCTTTGCTGATAAAACTGGGAAATTTTATCAATCAGGGAGATTATCCGGTTTTGATTATAGGATATACTGATAATTGTGATGCACAGGAAAAAGGTTATAGTTCCAACTGGGAACTTTCTACTCTGATGGCTGTTCAATTACAAAAATATTTCATAGAAGAATGCAAGATAAAGCCTTACAGAATAACAGCTTATGGAAACGGAAGCCAGCGTCCGAAAGATTCTAACGATACATCCGAATCAAGGCAGAAAAACAGAAGAGTCGAGATAATATTTCAAGGTGCTTTGCCTGTTAAAAAAGTATATTCCGAAACACCTTCTGGAAACTTTACTTACAAGAGATTTAACTTCAATGTCTACTAA
- a CDS encoding flagellar basal body-associated FliL family protein codes for MAEEKENSDEGKESPKKPMGKLLIIVGAVLVIGIAGFFGWSMFMKKGGDDSHKAEASESTSKHNGQNTEEARHIFPLESFIVNLMDNAGTGKKYLKITMELEVVGEAEKKKLENYKTQLKDTILMLLSSRSFEEIYTVEGKLDLKQTLLARINQALGGNVVYKIYFTEFVVQ; via the coding sequence ATGGCGGAAGAAAAAGAAAACAGCGATGAAGGAAAGGAAAGCCCGAAAAAACCAATGGGCAAGTTATTGATTATAGTCGGGGCAGTATTGGTTATAGGGATCGCCGGGTTTTTCGGGTGGAGTATGTTTATGAAAAAAGGCGGCGATGATAGTCATAAAGCGGAAGCCTCAGAAAGCACTTCGAAACATAATGGACAGAATACTGAAGAAGCCCGGCATATTTTCCCGCTTGAATCATTTATAGTCAACCTGATGGACAACGCCGGAACAGGCAAAAAATATCTTAAAATAACCATGGAACTAGAAGTTGTGGGAGAAGCGGAAAAGAAAAAACTGGAAAATTATAAAACCCAGCTTAAAGATACTATTTTAATGCTGCTGTCCAGCCGGTCTTTTGAAGAAATATATACTGTTGAGGGGAAACTGGATTTGAAGCAGACTCTTTTGGCGAGAATTAATCAGGCTCTGGGTGGAAACGTTGTTTATAAAATATACTTCACAGAATTTGTAGTGCAATAG
- the fliM gene encoding flagellar motor switch protein FliM codes for MANILSQDEVDSLLGGIDEGSVETETDVPETGGANPLYDFAQKSRPDHLKLPALGMINERFLNLINESLPDTVGLSADVSIDDIDSIKFGDFCRSLPVPTSLNIFKMEPLKGFALLVFEGWLVFAFVDTLFGGKGLSHVKLEGKGFTAIEKKLVSRIVDIILADLQKAWADIKDLKMVCVRTEMDPQFAGIAKPTDMVIATKFAVNVGNFTGGMTICLPYDVIEPIGEKLKDNFRSEKVEADHTWRPHIENKIKDLKVNLKCTLGRIKITGRELLEMKTNDVLLTSQKVDDPVLVSVEDINKFKGYVGSMNNKKAIRIAETVYSE; via the coding sequence ATGGCGAATATATTATCACAAGATGAAGTTGATTCCCTTTTAGGCGGGATAGACGAAGGAAGTGTTGAAACCGAAACCGATGTTCCGGAAACAGGCGGGGCAAATCCTTTATATGATTTTGCACAAAAAAGTCGCCCGGATCATTTAAAGTTGCCGGCTTTGGGTATGATAAATGAACGGTTTCTTAATCTTATAAACGAAAGCCTTCCTGACACTGTTGGTTTATCAGCCGATGTAAGTATTGATGATATTGATTCGATCAAGTTTGGTGATTTTTGCCGGTCTCTTCCTGTGCCTACCAGTCTTAATATTTTTAAAATGGAACCCCTTAAGGGGTTTGCACTTCTGGTTTTTGAGGGATGGCTGGTTTTTGCTTTTGTGGATACCCTTTTCGGAGGAAAAGGCTTAAGCCATGTAAAACTGGAAGGAAAAGGCTTTACTGCTATCGAGAAAAAGTTAGTAAGCCGGATCGTAGATATTATACTGGCGGATTTGCAAAAGGCCTGGGCTGATATCAAGGATTTGAAGATGGTTTGCGTACGTACGGAAATGGATCCTCAATTTGCAGGGATCGCTAAACCCACAGATATGGTTATTGCTACAAAGTTTGCTGTAAATGTAGGTAATTTTACCGGAGGAATGACTATCTGTCTGCCTTATGATGTGATTGAGCCGATTGGGGAAAAACTTAAAGATAATTTTCGGAGTGAAAAAGTTGAGGCAGACCATACATGGCGGCCGCACATAGAAAATAAAATTAAGGATTTGAAGGTCAACTTAAAATGTACACTGGGCAGAATAAAAATAACCGGCCGCGAACTTCTTGAGATGAAAACAAATGATGTACTGCTTACGAGCCAGAAAGTAGATGATCCGGTTCTTGTAAGTGTTGAAGATATAAATAAGTTTAAAGGTTATGTTGGGTCAATGAACAATAAGAAGGCAATAAGGATAGCAGAAACAGTATATTCGGAGTAA
- a CDS encoding YdiU family protein yields MPIYVIFSSWRFKLNFINSYAKLDGVFYEKIRPAPVRDPQLFLWNSTLAKQLMISDELKNDSHTLAQVFSGNQILPGSEPIATAYAGHQFGGFVPQLGDGRAHLLGEVLDQFGQRLDIQLKGSGRTSFSRGGDGRCALGPAVREFIMSEAMKALGIATTRSLAVVTTGETVFRETQVPGAVVTRVASSHIRIGTFQYFAARGDLQSLKTLCNYTIKRHYPELITEGQNQYVMLIDKFIEKQIQLVVDWMRVGFIHGVMNTDNITLSGETIDYGPCAMMGIYDPETVYSSIDTMGRYAFGNQPSILHWNIARFAECLLTLINPDTKKALDQVNPMISEFPGRFEKEYTKMMKKKLGLISFNQEDKKLIDTVLNRLKEKRLDYTLTFDHLTKSLTSEDSASLMHSKLEECFDLWQKRLSEQDVVTLEVQELMRQNNSVVIPRNHHVEEVIKDCVQTGKAASAEKLLQVLRSPYEVLPQTNEYQDLPKDGDKNYKTFCGT; encoded by the coding sequence ATGCCCATATACGTTATATTTTCCTCGTGGAGGTTTAAATTGAATTTTATAAATTCTTACGCAAAATTAGATGGGGTTTTTTACGAAAAGATACGGCCTGCACCTGTTCGTGATCCGCAACTCTTTTTGTGGAATTCCACCCTGGCTAAGCAGCTAATGATTTCGGATGAATTGAAAAATGATTCGCATACCCTGGCACAAGTTTTTTCAGGAAATCAAATACTGCCCGGATCGGAACCCATTGCAACAGCGTATGCAGGCCATCAGTTTGGTGGTTTTGTTCCCCAACTCGGAGATGGAAGAGCGCATCTTCTCGGAGAAGTATTAGATCAATTCGGGCAAAGGCTTGACATTCAGCTTAAAGGTTCCGGCCGCACCTCATTTTCAAGAGGAGGAGACGGGCGTTGTGCCCTTGGTCCGGCTGTACGGGAGTTTATTATGAGTGAAGCCATGAAAGCCTTAGGTATTGCTACAACACGCAGTCTGGCAGTTGTAACTACCGGAGAAACGGTTTTTCGTGAAACTCAAGTACCGGGAGCAGTCGTTACTCGTGTTGCTTCAAGTCATATACGTATCGGCACTTTTCAGTACTTCGCAGCCCGGGGTGATCTTCAATCTCTCAAAACTCTGTGTAACTATACTATTAAGCGTCACTATCCTGAATTGATTACAGAAGGACAAAATCAATATGTTATGCTTATTGATAAATTCATTGAAAAGCAGATTCAATTAGTTGTTGATTGGATGAGGGTCGGTTTTATTCACGGTGTCATGAATACCGATAACATAACCCTTTCCGGAGAAACCATCGACTATGGTCCATGTGCAATGATGGGAATCTATGATCCCGAAACCGTTTATAGCTCTATAGATACTATGGGTAGATATGCCTTTGGCAATCAGCCTTCAATTCTACACTGGAATATAGCCCGGTTCGCTGAATGCCTGTTAACTCTCATTAATCCCGACACTAAAAAAGCTTTAGATCAGGTAAATCCAATGATATCGGAATTTCCCGGCCGGTTTGAAAAAGAGTATACGAAAATGATGAAAAAAAAGCTTGGCCTGATATCATTTAATCAGGAAGATAAAAAACTGATAGATACTGTTTTAAACCGGCTCAAGGAAAAGCGCTTAGACTACACGTTAACTTTTGATCATTTAACTAAATCTTTGACATCTGAAGATTCAGCATCTTTGATGCATAGCAAACTTGAGGAGTGTTTTGATCTTTGGCAAAAAAGATTAAGTGAGCAAGACGTAGTTACACTAGAAGTACAGGAACTGATGCGGCAAAACAATTCAGTGGTAATTCCAAGAAATCATCATGTTGAAGAAGTTATTAAAGACTGTGTGCAGACAGGCAAGGCCGCATCGGCAGAGAAACTTCTTCAGGTTCTTCGCTCACCATATGAAGTGCTGCCGCAAACAAACGAGTATCAAGACCTGCCCAAAGACGGTGATAAAAATTATAAAACTTTTTGCGGAACCTGA
- a CDS encoding flagellar hook-length control protein FliK, with translation MITNIMIAKSILNLLGSLSTNPTTQTELNGANNFEALIKKSMHNFLKTDGSKKTAQSIKLNQKENSNLSYLEKLRTGLLEKGKSLEKIYLKESDIHTLNLFLTQCGYSKTDAKLCIDKLLENNPDGKIKLSDIFSEIETHLLSSASDSSGKNKSDHPVYLEPSVMPGIESALKDLGLSLKDADNVLNAARSASGGLDLNKLIVQLKTLENRPNKETSEMEEKISAAKFLEKHEKLGLKITPDKETGLVSIDRFIAALEQFENDISGTTRQTKTLQESQNHNMRNIIDADTAEKNNNFRFKENILKAETSADKLPMDVKVSIDKIIERSVTPDEDYKLKLNSPSLSQLKSEVLQGKEKKKSASHIFRDNQLSESAQKTGTHRTDYGNQGIKNTDTARQDVLGKISDIKDVNPEKNIKDVQLKSNDILQEGAPAVKFESLSSALERRSGNSFLPANTMELLGKQISKSVARGDRIINLQLTPPELGSVKLSMEIKDSVLQLKMVAESASAKEVLLANSHDLKNVLASQGIKLDRLDIQVDSNFGSALTDLNEGYGREQKQQQETGGNLFLNDNIKEEISSDVLIKASKDNLLNLTA, from the coding sequence ATGATAACAAATATAATGATAGCCAAATCTATACTTAATTTACTTGGCAGTTTAAGCACAAACCCAACAACGCAGACAGAGTTAAACGGGGCAAATAATTTTGAAGCCTTAATAAAAAAATCAATGCATAATTTCCTTAAAACTGATGGAAGCAAAAAAACTGCTCAATCAATAAAACTTAATCAGAAAGAAAATAGCAATCTGAGTTATCTTGAGAAATTGAGAACGGGCCTTTTAGAAAAGGGAAAATCTTTAGAAAAAATATATTTGAAAGAGTCAGATATCCATACCTTAAATCTTTTTTTAACACAATGTGGTTATAGTAAAACTGATGCAAAACTATGCATTGATAAACTGTTGGAAAATAATCCTGACGGGAAGATAAAACTATCTGATATTTTTTCCGAGATTGAAACGCATTTACTTTCCTCTGCCTCTGACTCTTCAGGAAAAAACAAATCTGATCATCCTGTCTACCTGGAGCCATCGGTAATGCCAGGTATTGAATCCGCTTTAAAAGACTTAGGCTTGAGTCTTAAGGATGCTGATAATGTGTTGAACGCTGCCCGGTCAGCTTCCGGCGGTCTGGATTTAAATAAGCTTATAGTACAATTAAAAACATTGGAAAACAGGCCCAATAAAGAAACCAGCGAGATGGAAGAAAAAATTTCTGCTGCCAAATTTTTGGAAAAACATGAGAAACTAGGACTTAAGATTACTCCCGATAAAGAAACCGGCCTTGTTTCGATAGATAGATTTATTGCTGCACTGGAACAATTCGAAAATGACATATCCGGAACAACCCGGCAAACTAAAACTCTTCAAGAATCACAAAATCATAATATGCGTAATATAATTGATGCTGATACAGCCGAAAAAAACAATAATTTCCGGTTTAAGGAAAATATTTTAAAAGCAGAAACCAGTGCCGATAAATTACCAATGGATGTAAAAGTATCTATAGACAAAATCATCGAAAGATCGGTAACTCCTGATGAAGATTATAAACTCAAATTAAACAGTCCGTCTCTTTCACAGCTCAAATCGGAAGTTTTGCAAGGTAAGGAAAAGAAAAAAAGTGCAAGTCATATTTTTCGAGATAACCAATTATCGGAATCTGCACAAAAGACAGGAACTCATAGAACTGACTATGGCAATCAGGGTATTAAAAATACCGATACTGCAAGGCAGGATGTTTTGGGCAAGATTTCGGATATAAAGGATGTTAATCCCGAAAAGAATATCAAAGACGTGCAGTTAAAATCTAATGACATTCTTCAGGAAGGTGCACCTGCTGTTAAATTTGAATCCTTGTCTTCTGCACTGGAGCGTCGTTCGGGCAATAGTTTCCTGCCGGCAAATACTATGGAGCTTTTGGGAAAACAAATTTCAAAGTCTGTTGCAAGGGGTGACAGGATTATAAATCTGCAATTAACTCCACCCGAGCTTGGCAGTGTGAAATTATCTATGGAGATTAAAGACAGTGTTTTGCAACTTAAAATGGTAGCAGAAAGTGCTTCTGCAAAGGAAGTGCTTCTTGCTAATTCGCATGATCTGAAAAATGTACTTGCAAGCCAGGGCATTAAGCTGGACAGGCTGGATATTCAGGTTGATTCTAATTTTGGCAGTGCTTTAACGGATCTAAATGAGGGATATGGCCGGGAGCAAAAACAACAGCAGGAAACAGGCGGCAATTTATTTTTAAATGATAATATAAAGGAAGAAATATCTTCTGACGTTTTGATCAAAGCATCCAAAGATAATCTGCTGAATTTAACAGCTTAA
- the fliN gene encoding flagellar motor switch protein FliN: protein MDKLNDNNGADSNDVQDMEEIESNQKYDMDLIMDIPLEIRVELGQAKMLINDLLQLGQGSVIELNKNIGDPIDIFICDKLIAKGEVVVVEDKFAIRLTNIISPTERIKSLA, encoded by the coding sequence ATGGATAAATTAAATGATAATAACGGTGCAGATAGTAATGACGTACAGGATATGGAAGAGATAGAGTCAAATCAAAAATATGATATGGATCTTATTATGGATATCCCTCTCGAAATCCGGGTGGAATTGGGACAGGCCAAAATGCTTATAAATGACCTTCTCCAGTTGGGCCAGGGTTCGGTTATAGAATTAAATAAGAATATCGGAGATCCTATTGATATATTCATATGCGATAAACTTATTGCAAAGGGCGAAGTTGTGGTTGTGGAAGATAAATTCGCTATACGACTAACAAATATTATAAGCCCTACCGAACGTATTAAATCTTTGGCATAA
- a CDS encoding flagellar hook-basal body complex protein, producing the protein MSISSGLFSGISGLNALGNAMTVIGDNIANVNTVGFKESRVTFQDVLSQSVATTGGSAQVGRGTSLADISSSFSQGSFESTDSSTDLAIGGAGFFMVRDPGAENSNYYTRAGEFSFDKDGNFVNPSGFISQGWKLDEATGQDQGTIMDITLSSFTSSPAETSNLSMIMNLDSSSTNNTTTGTTTGITDTANNGSGLIEIEAASHGYSDGDIVTISGVVGTTEANGTWTVANATTDTFDLVGSTFVNPYISDGTSNLPNTALSSVWDGSDVNGEYIVDTDYSYQTTLQVYDSLGSTHDVTIYFDKGATATDPVWEYIVTVNPSEDLRTITDSTQSGLLARGTIEFNGTSGDISGLTDSISCELNGGDGTWTTLSNTDAIANGGYFTFTPEFIAGSPMNIKLDFGSRFNGSEWANDALSTTQFSSASSTIFQSADGYGAGDLQGITVGTDGVITGEYSNGQVLPLYRVALAKFQNEQGLYKEGGSLFSQTRLSGEPITGKPGSNGLGSLSPNSLEQSNVDLATEFVRMITTQRGYQANSKIITTIDQMLSELINLKR; encoded by the coding sequence ATGTCAATATCTAGCGGACTTTTTTCCGGCATCAGCGGGCTAAATGCCCTTGGAAACGCAATGACGGTAATCGGAGATAATATCGCCAATGTAAACACTGTAGGTTTTAAAGAAAGCAGGGTAACTTTTCAGGATGTATTAAGCCAGTCCGTAGCAACAACAGGTGGTTCGGCACAGGTTGGGCGCGGTACTTCACTTGCTGATATTTCGAGCAGTTTTTCCCAGGGATCTTTTGAATCCACCGATTCAAGCACAGATCTTGCCATTGGCGGTGCCGGATTTTTTATGGTAAGAGACCCAGGTGCCGAGAATAGTAATTATTACACCAGAGCAGGCGAATTCAGTTTCGATAAAGACGGTAATTTCGTAAATCCTTCCGGCTTCATTTCACAGGGCTGGAAACTGGATGAGGCAACCGGTCAGGATCAGGGCACAATAATGGATATAACATTATCTTCATTCACTTCATCGCCAGCTGAAACCAGCAATCTGAGCATGATTATGAATCTTGATTCAAGTTCAACCAATAATACAACTACTGGTACGACTACAGGCATAACCGATACAGCTAATAATGGTAGTGGGCTTATAGAAATTGAGGCAGCAAGTCATGGTTATAGCGATGGCGATATAGTTACCATATCAGGGGTTGTTGGAACAACAGAAGCAAACGGAACCTGGACGGTTGCAAACGCTACCACGGACACTTTCGATTTGGTGGGGAGTACATTTGTAAATCCTTATATATCAGACGGTACCTCAAACTTACCAAATACAGCCCTTTCTTCGGTATGGGACGGGTCGGATGTTAACGGCGAATATATAGTGGATACAGACTATTCATATCAGACAACCCTTCAGGTATATGATTCTCTAGGCAGTACCCACGATGTAACAATATATTTTGATAAAGGTGCAACAGCCACCGATCCGGTATGGGAATATATTGTTACGGTTAATCCTTCAGAAGATTTAAGAACAATTACAGATTCGACCCAGTCAGGGCTTTTGGCCAGAGGAACCATAGAGTTCAATGGAACATCAGGAGATATTTCCGGACTTACCGACAGTATATCCTGTGAATTGAATGGTGGGGACGGCACATGGACGACTTTAAGCAATACCGATGCTATTGCAAACGGAGGATATTTTACATTTACCCCTGAATTTATCGCAGGTTCTCCAATGAATATTAAACTTGACTTCGGAAGCCGCTTTAATGGAAGTGAGTGGGCGAACGATGCCTTATCCACAACACAATTTTCATCCGCTTCATCAACGATCTTTCAATCTGCAGATGGATACGGAGCCGGTGATCTCCAGGGCATAACAGTCGGCACGGACGGTGTTATTACAGGCGAATATTCAAACGGCCAGGTACTTCCTCTTTATCGTGTGGCGCTGGCAAAATTTCAAAATGAACAGGGGTTGTATAAGGAAGGCGGCAGTCTTTTCAGTCAAACACGATTAAGCGGTGAACCAATTACCGGAAAACCCGGCAGTAACGGACTTGGAAGTCTTTCCCCCAACTCCCTTGAACAATCGAATGTTGATCTTGCAACAGAATTTGTCAGGATGATTACCACCCAGCGAGGTTATCAGGCAAATTCTAAAATTATTACGACTATCGACCAAATGCTTTCAGAACTTATTAATTTAAAACGTTAA
- a CDS encoding OmpA family protein: MSTNIKRRQIAANGDEAINKDGWMVTFSDVIMLIITFFVMILTMSSINRESLKETLNCLKESIGGTTYPGYVKNGEYVNIIAALKNIDKPVGIKEDERGIVVTISENILFDTGKFTMRKENYRILDSIAAVIESCSNEIMIMGHTDDLPLKSGKYESNWELAGYRGISVLDYFIKNKKLPESRFHVGGYGASRPLFPNNSSKHRALNRRVEIIFKHKEV, from the coding sequence ATGTCTACTAATATTAAAAGAAGACAAATAGCAGCAAACGGCGATGAAGCAATAAACAAAGATGGGTGGATGGTAACATTTTCGGATGTTATTATGCTTATCATTACTTTTTTTGTAATGATCCTTACAATGTCTTCTATAAACCGGGAATCTTTAAAAGAGACTTTAAACTGTCTGAAAGAATCAATAGGAGGAACAACATACCCGGGTTATGTCAAAAATGGTGAGTATGTAAATATTATAGCAGCACTTAAAAATATCGACAAGCCTGTCGGCATTAAAGAAGATGAGCGCGGGATTGTGGTGACAATTAGTGAAAATATACTTTTTGATACGGGAAAATTTACAATGAGGAAGGAAAACTACCGGATTCTTGATTCAATTGCCGCTGTAATTGAATCCTGTTCAAATGAAATTATGATCATGGGTCATACCGATGACCTACCTCTTAAATCAGGCAAATACGAATCTAACTGGGAACTTGCGGGATACAGGGGTATTTCCGTGCTGGACTATTTCATAAAAAATAAAAAACTGCCTGAATCCCGGTTTCATGTCGGAGGTTATGGGGCATCCCGTCCATTGTTTCCTAATAACAGCTCAAAGCACAGAGCTTTAAACAGAAGAGTAGAAATAATATTTAAACATAAAGAGGTATAA
- a CDS encoding MotA/TolQ/ExbB proton channel family protein: protein MDIATVLGIFSAFGLVFIAIFIGGGLKLFVDFPALMIVGGGTLGATMINYPLSEILGVFRVVKNAFFSKNTESEGLIRAFVGYANKVRREGLLALEGELVGLDDEFLKKAIQLSIDGLEPVEIKNILETEIDFIRNRHSLGAEIFTTMGTYAPALGMIGTLIGLIQMLQSMDDPGKIGPSMSVALLTTFYGSIMANIVCLPIAGKLKTRSKEEILTKEMVIQGVISLSNGDNPRILEEKLKAFVPVSRR from the coding sequence ATGGATATAGCCACAGTCTTGGGTATTTTTTCAGCATTCGGGCTTGTATTTATCGCAATTTTCATTGGCGGTGGACTTAAGCTGTTTGTAGATTTTCCGGCATTAATGATTGTTGGAGGAGGTACACTTGGAGCAACAATGATTAACTATCCTCTAAGTGAAATCCTTGGTGTTTTCAGAGTGGTAAAAAATGCATTTTTTTCCAAGAACACAGAAAGTGAAGGATTGATCAGGGCCTTTGTCGGTTATGCAAACAAAGTCAGGCGGGAAGGGCTGCTTGCACTGGAAGGAGAACTTGTCGGATTAGATGACGAGTTTTTGAAAAAAGCAATTCAGCTTTCAATAGACGGTTTAGAGCCTGTTGAGATAAAAAATATTCTGGAAACAGAGATTGATTTTATAAGAAACCGCCACAGCCTTGGGGCGGAAATATTTACAACTATGGGAACCTACGCGCCTGCCCTGGGAATGATAGGTACATTGATCGGATTGATTCAAATGCTTCAGTCTATGGATGATCCCGGTAAAATAGGACCATCAATGTCAGTTGCTCTTCTTACTACTTTTTACGGTTCTATAATGGCTAATATCGTATGTCTTCCCATTGCCGGAAAGCTTAAAACCAGAAGCAAGGAAGAAATATTGACGAAAGAAATGGTGATTCAGGGAGTTATTTCGCTTTCAAACGGGGATAATCCCAGGATTCTTGAAGAGAAACTAAAAGCATTTGTACCCGTTAGCCGCCGTTAG